The Eublepharis macularius isolate TG4126 chromosome 8, MPM_Emac_v1.0, whole genome shotgun sequence genome contains a region encoding:
- the RGP1 gene encoding RAB6A-GEF complex partner protein 2 isoform X1, which yields MIEVQAALLRGPAFLAGEALECLVTLRNPLPPDATSASSEILAWASAQIHCQFHASESRVALPPPDNSRHDVQAESETVFVPNRGERGQCILSTPPKILFCDLRLDPGESKTYSYCETLPVDGPPSFRGQAVKYVYKLTIGCQRVNSPIKLLRVPFRVLVLPGLQDSPFPQDEAVAPSNPFLEEEEGAKNDSRLADLATELLMAATSRRSLHVYNISNSRGKVGAFCIFKTVYKIGEDVVGTFNFSAGDIPCLQYLVSLQTEEQVQEAFQRRRGQPGSYTTHARHQESCLHTSRTSFSLPIPLSSAPGFSTNIVSLKWRLHFEFVTAREAVELQGASDGQSEALSWTGVEQMDVDTFSWDLPLRVLPTNPLLASYVSQFPSSNILTI from the exons ATGATCGAGGTGCAGGCGGCGCTGCTGCGGGGCCCGGCCTTCCTGGCCGGGGAGGCGCTCGAGTGCCTGGTCACGCTCCGCAACCCGCTCCCGCCCGACGCCACCTCCGCCTCCAG TGAGATCCTGGCCTGGGCAAGCGCACAGATCCACTGCCAGTTCCATGCCAGCGAAAGCCGCGTGGCTCTGCCCCCACCAGACAACAGCAGGCACGATGTGCAGGCCGAGAGCGAGACCGTCTTTGTCCCCAACCGAG GTGAGCGAGGCCAATGCATCCTCTCGACCCCTCCCAAGATCCTCTTCTGCGACCTGCGGCTGGATCCTGGCGAGTCCAAAACCT ACTCATACTGTGAAACTCTGCCGGTGGACGGGCCGCCCTCCTTCCGTGGCCAAGCGGTGAAGTATGTCTACAAGCTGACCATTGGCTGCCAGCGGGTCAACTCGCCCATCAAGCTCCTCCGTGTCCCCTTCCGAGTGTTGGTGCTGCCTG GACTCCAGGACTCTCCGTTCCCACAGGACGAGGCAGTCGCTCCTTCGAATCCtttcctggaggaggaggagggggccaAGAACGACTCCCGACTGGCGGACTTGGCCACAGAGCTGCTGATGGCAGCCACTTCGCGCCGGAGTCTCC ACGTGTACAACATCAGCAACTCCCGGGGCAAGGTGGGTGCCTTTTGCATCTTCAAGACGGTCTACAAGATTGGTGAGGACGTTGTCGGGACGTTCAACTTTTCTGCAGGGGACATCCCGTGCCTGCAG TACTTGGTGAGCCTGCAGACCGAAGAGCAGGTCCAGGAGGCCTTCCAGCGCAGGCGGGGGCAGCCTGGCTCCTACACCACCCACGCCCGCCACCAGGAGTCCTGCCTGCACACTTCCCGGACCAGCTTCAGCCTGCCCATCCCGCTCAGCTCTGCCCCGGGGTTCAGCACCAACATTG tgtctcTCAAGTGGCGGCTGCACTTTGAGTTTGTGACTGCCCGCGAAGCAGTGGAGCTGCAGGGGGCCTCCGATGGCCAGTCTGAAGCCCTCAGCTGgacaggcgtggagcagatggaCGTGGACACCTTCAGCTGGGACCTGCCCCTCAGAGTGCTGCCAACCAACCCCCTCCTGGCCTCTTACGTCTCCCAGTTCCCCAGCTCCAACATCCTCACCATCTGA
- the RGP1 gene encoding RAB6A-GEF complex partner protein 2 isoform X2, with translation MHAHTPDPSARFGRSESVLFPWGSLEYLLKHPGERSVLIKSSTRRQEVSECLPLSCPVASVAGKQNIEILAWASAQIHCQFHASESRVALPPPDNSRHDVQAESETVFVPNRGERGQCILSTPPKILFCDLRLDPGESKTYSYCETLPVDGPPSFRGQAVKYVYKLTIGCQRVNSPIKLLRVPFRVLVLPGLQDSPFPQDEAVAPSNPFLEEEEGAKNDSRLADLATELLMAATSRRSLHVYNISNSRGKVGAFCIFKTVYKIGEDVVGTFNFSAGDIPCLQYLVSLQTEEQVQEAFQRRRGQPGSYTTHARHQESCLHTSRTSFSLPIPLSSAPGFSTNIVSLKWRLHFEFVTAREAVELQGASDGQSEALSWTGVEQMDVDTFSWDLPLRVLPTNPLLASYVSQFPSSNILTI, from the exons atgcacgcacacacgccTGACCCCTCTGCGCGCTTTGGGAGATCAGAGAGTGTGCTTTTCCCCTGGGGGAGCCTGGAGTATTTACTGAAGCATCCCGGAGAAAGGTCTGTTTTAATAAAAAGTAGCACACGCAGGCAAGAAGTTAGCGAATGCCTGCCCCTTTCCTGTCCTGTGGCGTCTGTGGCGGGCAAGCAAAACAT TGAGATCCTGGCCTGGGCAAGCGCACAGATCCACTGCCAGTTCCATGCCAGCGAAAGCCGCGTGGCTCTGCCCCCACCAGACAACAGCAGGCACGATGTGCAGGCCGAGAGCGAGACCGTCTTTGTCCCCAACCGAG GTGAGCGAGGCCAATGCATCCTCTCGACCCCTCCCAAGATCCTCTTCTGCGACCTGCGGCTGGATCCTGGCGAGTCCAAAACCT ACTCATACTGTGAAACTCTGCCGGTGGACGGGCCGCCCTCCTTCCGTGGCCAAGCGGTGAAGTATGTCTACAAGCTGACCATTGGCTGCCAGCGGGTCAACTCGCCCATCAAGCTCCTCCGTGTCCCCTTCCGAGTGTTGGTGCTGCCTG GACTCCAGGACTCTCCGTTCCCACAGGACGAGGCAGTCGCTCCTTCGAATCCtttcctggaggaggaggagggggccaAGAACGACTCCCGACTGGCGGACTTGGCCACAGAGCTGCTGATGGCAGCCACTTCGCGCCGGAGTCTCC ACGTGTACAACATCAGCAACTCCCGGGGCAAGGTGGGTGCCTTTTGCATCTTCAAGACGGTCTACAAGATTGGTGAGGACGTTGTCGGGACGTTCAACTTTTCTGCAGGGGACATCCCGTGCCTGCAG TACTTGGTGAGCCTGCAGACCGAAGAGCAGGTCCAGGAGGCCTTCCAGCGCAGGCGGGGGCAGCCTGGCTCCTACACCACCCACGCCCGCCACCAGGAGTCCTGCCTGCACACTTCCCGGACCAGCTTCAGCCTGCCCATCCCGCTCAGCTCTGCCCCGGGGTTCAGCACCAACATTG tgtctcTCAAGTGGCGGCTGCACTTTGAGTTTGTGACTGCCCGCGAAGCAGTGGAGCTGCAGGGGGCCTCCGATGGCCAGTCTGAAGCCCTCAGCTGgacaggcgtggagcagatggaCGTGGACACCTTCAGCTGGGACCTGCCCCTCAGAGTGCTGCCAACCAACCCCCTCCTGGCCTCTTACGTCTCCCAGTTCCCCAGCTCCAACATCCTCACCATCTGA